In Oryza sativa Japonica Group chromosome 8, ASM3414082v1, the sequence CTTGTCATGTTATAAAAAATGCTAACATAGCATCTTATTTAATAGGAAAAATTTGCCACAGGACACGCAAAAAACATGTAATTGGCTGAGAGACACCGTTAAAATGTGACACGGCTGATAGACACTACAAAAATGTGTAATTGGCTATAGGACACCGgtcgcattattttattatttctggttcaaaagaggtgagatatttttctaaatgCCCAGATTGCCccttttctttccttctttaaacaccagtgggtcccacatgtcatagacagtgTAGGtttaatctaatttttaataGGTTTTTAACCACCTGGCCTCACGCATCATGGACTAATTTGTACCTAATTAATAGGGTGATTACTATTTGCTAATCataagtggggcccacattgCTCTCctatccttcttcttcctcacacACGCAGCGGAGCGGAGGAACGGCGCGCGAGCAGCGCGACGGCCCGAGTAGGACGGTCGGTGTCGACGGGTtcctcagcggcggcggcttcagCCTGATGCTGTGGAAGCACGGCCTCGCCTCCGACCTCGTCGTCGATGCCAACATGGTGAACGCCGAGGGGGAGGCTCCTCAACAGGGCCGCCATGGGGGAGGGCCTCTTCTGGGCCAtccgaggcggcagcggcgggaacTTCTCCGCGTCGTATTGCAGAACCAGAACGTGCAGTTCGAGTCCCTGTACCTCGGTAGTCGGCACACGCcttggcctcgtcgccgccatggccgacaCCTTCCCGGAGCTCGGGGTGACGGCGAGCGACTGCATCGAGATGATGTGGATCCAGTCCATGCTCTACTTCGCGTTCTACTGCACGGGGAAGCCATTGGAGATGCTCCTGGACAGGGGCACTAGCAAGCCGGACAAGTACTTGAAGGCCAAGTCCGACTCCGTACGTCCAAGAACATGCCCAGCCAAGTCTGGGAGACCACCTGGAGCTAGCTCCTCAAGGACGGTGCTGGGCTGCTCATCCTCGACCCCTACGGCGGCAAGATGGTCCACGTCGCGCCAGTGGTGATGTCGTTCCCGCACCGGCAGGCGCTCTACAACATCCAGTACTATGGGTTCTGGTCGAAGAGCAGGGCGGCGACGGAGAAGCACATGGGCTGGATCAGAGGGCTCTACGGTGAGATGGAGCCGTACGTGTCCAAGAACCCTAGGGGCGGCGCAgcagccatcgccgccgtcacaGGATCTCTCGCCGTCTGCCGCTCCTGGCGCGGGGGAATATGGCTCCAGGGGCAATCTTgtcattttgaaaattttccacCTCTTTTGtcccggaaataataaaataatgcgacCGGTGTCCTACGGCCAATTGCACGTTTTTTGTAATGTCCATCAGCCGTGTCATGTTTTCACGATGGCTCTCagccaattacacgttttttgcgTGTCATGCCTATTtaatactccctttgtttcataatgtaagtcaaatttttcctatttaatactccattcgtttcataatgtaagtctttctagcattgtacacattcatatagatattaatgtatctttttttataaaagggtttttttttacccggcctctacatccaactggatatatacggccattgaaataggAAACTTAGTcccgcaaacaacccaatctgaaattcgctcctttGGAtttttgaactcaggaccttggggtactactcaggtcactgcaaccactaggctacatgccctttcgtgGATGTTAATGTATCTAGTCACACATGtgttaacatctatatgaatgtgtgttaacatttatatgaatgtggacaatggtagaaagtcttacattatgaaacggaggaagtaggaaaGAAACTCTTATTGAAAGTGGTCATACCTTCATCTGCAGGTAGCTAGGGGTCTCTCTCTATTCCATAAAATACTTAATCCTAGCTACgaatctatactttctatatagttgatacccactaacaattattagaagctaaatctcaacatgcaagcatgccacatcatcacccactagcaattactattctaACCTATTTTAATCCATGCAAGCATGATATATAAtctacaatattatattatagagatcaacaagtatgtgtcaaatcatcttcctcacattattttctcaacatttcaactatcatcatttctataatatttaacatatatttatccaTGAATCCTacagcaaagcgcggggtatCACCTAGTTTCAATATATGCGTATATAGATTCATAGCTAGGATTGattttttattaacttttttttatttgatggaGCAGTATTTGACAGGGCTCAAACTCCTAAATCTACATCTACGTCATTTCAATACAATTACTTAATTTCCTTTTCAGCTGAAGCTAAGATCATTCTGTTAGATTCTAGCTTAAAAAAAAGGGTGAAGTTGGAGTTGAGGGGCCTATTTGATAGAGCtctaacttctaaatttagttTCAAGAATTGGGTCTAGAATAGGGTTATGGAGTAGCCTAAATCCAACTCCACCTTTCTAGTTTATATTGTGAGAATGCTCCACTCAACTCCGCTTTCATTTTaaatggagctgaaactgtttggctagaGCTAGAGCCGGAGTTGTAGATGTGCCAAATAGGTCcgaagtttttaaaaaatattctgATTTCTGGGTTTATTGCTCGCTCACATGTATGTCAGTGAGAGATAAGTTGGGAAATTCTAAATTTTATTACATGGAGAAGATATGTAACTAGATGAACATATTATATATTGCAGGAATCTGGATGTTCAAAGCGTGATTAATTGTCTTATCGACCACAATTATTCAAGAACCGAACCACACGACATGCACGACGTCCAAACTAAATTAAGTGCCATGGCATTAGCATGCACAAACTTTTATTAAAACCACACCCGGGGCGGCCTCCATCGATCGGTCGATCACAACAACAATTACGCATGCATATGCTAGCTAGTTAATCAGAACTTAGAGGTGGCAGATGCATCTGTAGTGGTAGGCGCTGTTCATGGGATCGCCGGCGTCGACGGGGACTTCCTGCACgctgcaccggcggcggcagccgcggcACTCGTTGTAGGTGCACGTCGGAGCCCTCGACCCGATCgccatcctcctcgccgccgccgccgccgacgcccggcTGCTCCCGCCTCCCCGTGCTTCTccttctgatgatgatgatatctCAGTTTGGGCCTAACAAGAAACATGGCAAGAACACAAAGTCAATTAAACTGAAGCAACTCACCTAAGGCTATTCGACCTTTAACATCATCTTCGTCACATTGGTATGC encodes:
- the LOC107281972 gene encoding uncharacterized protein, encoding MAAEPGTNKLKMLLYFLLLIVATLVITAEVGVVLAAAARVLSPSTTEEVPVVTSAQTEISSSSEGEARGGGSSRASAAAAARRMAIGSRAPTCTYNECRGCRRRCSVQEVPVDAGDPMNSAYHYRCICHL